CCGCCATGGACGCTCCTGCCGTTGGAATGCACCCAGTTGAAACAGACCGAACAGCAGCAAGCCGGTGACGAGCAGCAATGGCAGCACTCCGTAGGCGCGAAACCATCCGGCACTCGCGGTCCCCACGCAGACGATCAAAGCCAGAGGAAGTCCCCAAAACAACGCTGACAGTCCGCGAACCAATCGGCCCAGGGACCGCAGGAGTTCAGGGTTCGGAGCAGCGGGCATGCAGTGCGGCCGGATCGTTCGCTATGCGTGAGCAGTTGGTTTCAAAGTGAGAACACGACATTCCCGTTCATTGGCCATTGGGGGCCTTCATGTCGAACGAGAGATACGTATATTCCTTCAATCCTTTTTCGTAATCATCGAGCAACCGCATGGCTTCCGAAGGTTTCATGCGATCGGATTTGATCGCTTCGTCGACCTGCGCCTTCATCTGCCGTTGCAATTCCTTTTCGTCGTACTGCACCGAGGCGAGCGCCTGCACGATGGTGGTCCCCTCGATGATTTCCTCAACGTAGTACCCGGCCGCCTCGTCAGGATCCATGAACACGTGAACCTCGTTGACACGTCCGAACAAATTGTGAAGGTCACCCATGATGTCCTGATAGGCGCCCATAAGGAAAAATCCGAGATAGTAGGGCTCCACCATCCCGCCGCCATTGATGTTCAACTGATGGAGCGGGAGCGTGTCGCGCACGTCGCGCAAATCAATGAACTTGTTCACCTGGCCATCGGAATCGCACGTAATATCAACCAGCGTAGCTTCCCGCGTCGGTTGCTCGTTCAGCCGGCTGATGGGCATGATCGGAAACAATTGTCCGAGCGCCCAGTGATCCAGCAGGGACTGGAATACCGAAAAATTACACAGGTACTGGTCACCAAGGCTGTCTTCGAGCTTCCGGATTTCCTCGGGAATGTAAGCCTGCCCCTTGAACGTGTTTACCACTGCCAGGCTGATTTCCCAATAGAGGTTCTCGATCTTCGCCTTCTCTGGAAGGTCCATCATGCCAAGCGTGAACATGTGCTGCGCGTCGTCGCGGCGCTCGAGGGAATCGTGATACGCCTCGAGCTTGTTCAGCTTTGCGAGGTTCTTCCGAATGTCCAACAACTCCTTGACGAGTGGGTGCTCGTTCTCGCCGTACTTGAAAAAATCGCCAGGCCTGATTTTTTCAATCGACCCAAACACCTCGACAATCAGCACGCTGTGATGGGCTACGATCGCGCGGCCACTCTCACTGATGATATCGGGATGCGGCACTTTCTCCGTGTTACAGACATCGGCGATGTAATACACGATGTCGTTCGTATATTCCTGCAGCGTGTAGTTCGTGGAACTGTCGAACGCCGAGCGGCTGCCGTCGTAATCGACTCCCAAGCCGCCGCCAACATCCAGGTACTGAATCTGGAAGCCCATCTTGTAGAGCTTGGCGTAGAGCCGCGCGGCTTCCTGGACGGCTTTCTTGACGGTTAAAATATCCGGAACCTGGGAACCGATATGGAAGTGCAGGAGCTTCAGGCAGTGCCCGAGGTTCTCCGATTTCAACATTTCAATCGCCGCCAGGATTTCCGCCGTGCTGAGGCCGAACTTCGCATTTTCGCCGCCGCTTTCGGCCCATCGTCCCGCTCCCTTGCTGAGCAGTCGCGCACGCACGCCGATCATCGGCTCGACCCCGAGTTGCTTGGAGACGTTGATGATTTGGCGAAGTTCCTCGAGCTTCTCGACAACCATGATGACCTTGCGGCCGAGCTTTGTGCCGAGCAGCGCCATGCGGATGAAGCTGGAGTCCTTGTAGCCGTTGCAGATGATGAGACTGCCCATCTGGTTCTGAAGTGCCAAACCCGCAAACAATTCAGGTTTGCTCCCGACTTCGAGGCCGAAATCAAATGGCTTTCCCGCATCGAGGATTTCCTCCACGACCTCCCGCAGCTGGTTGACCTTGATCGGAAAAACGCCGCGGTAGCGCCCCTGGTAACTGAACTCCGTGATGGAGGTGCGAAAGGCACGATTGATCGACTCCACACGGTGACGAAGAATGTCTTGAAAGCGAATGAGCAACGGGAACTTGAGGCCTCGTCCCTTGGCTTCCTCGATCACATCGGTGATGTCAACCGCCGAGCCGTTCTCCTGCTGAGGAGTGGCAACGACGTGACCCGCGTCATTGATGTCGAAGTATTTCGCTCCCCAGCGATGTACGTTGTACAAGTTGCGGGCATCCTGGATCGTCCAGGCGGCGTTGGCCTCAGGTGGATTGCTCATCGCGATTCAACGCAGCGCACTATAGAAGGAAGCGGGGTTATTTCAACAAGATGAATGAAAATTCTGTTTTGCTGGAGCATGGCCGCAAAGCAAAACCCTCACCGCGACAATGCGGTGAGGGTCGGAAATAGAGCGGGCATCCCAAACACGTGAGTTGTGTGTTGCGGCAGCCCCTGCGCGGCGCCTATGCGGGAACAGCTGCCGGCTTCGCCGTGATCCAGTCGTATCCCCGGGATTCCAGTTCAAACGCGAGTTCCTTGTTTCCCGATTTGACGATGCGCCCATCGACCAGCACGTGAACGAAATCAGGCACGATGTAATTCAGCAGGCGCTGATAGTGCGTGATGACGAGCTGAGAATTGTCCGGGCGTTTCAGCTTGTTCACTCCCTCTGAAACAACCTTCAGCGCGTCGATATCGAGGCCCGAGTCCGTTTCGTCGAGGATGGCGAGTTTCGGTTCGAGCACGGCCATCTGGAATATTTCGGCGCGTTTCTTTTCGCCACCGGAAAATCCCTCGTTCACGGAACGCTTGAGCAGGTCATCCTTGAGCTCGAGCAATTTCATTTTCTCCTTCACGAGCGCCAGGAACTCCATGGCATCGAGCTCGGGCATTCCCTTATGTTTCCGCACTTCATTCAATGCGGCCTTCAGGAAATAGGTGCTGTTCACTCCGGGAATTTCGACCGGGTATTGAAACGCGAGGAAAAGTCCTTCGCGCGCGCGTTCCTCGGGATCCAGATCCAGAAGAT
Above is a window of Verrucomicrobiia bacterium DNA encoding:
- the sufC gene encoding Fe-S cluster assembly ATPase SufC — translated: MLEIKNLSAGVEGKQILKGVSLTVHPGEVHAVMGPNGSGKSTLAAVLAGRDGYDISGGEVLYQGKDLLDLDPEERAREGLFLAFQYPVEIPGVNSTYFLKAALNEVRKHKGMPELDAMEFLALVKEKMKLLELKDDLLKRSVNEGFSGGEKKRAEIFQMAVLEPKLAILDETDSGLDIDALKVVSEGVNKLKRPDNSQLVITHYQRLLNYIVPDFVHVLVDGRIVKSGNKELAFELESRGYDWITAKPAAVPA
- the speA gene encoding biosynthetic arginine decarboxylase; translation: MSNPPEANAAWTIQDARNLYNVHRWGAKYFDINDAGHVVATPQQENGSAVDITDVIEEAKGRGLKFPLLIRFQDILRHRVESINRAFRTSITEFSYQGRYRGVFPIKVNQLREVVEEILDAGKPFDFGLEVGSKPELFAGLALQNQMGSLIICNGYKDSSFIRMALLGTKLGRKVIMVVEKLEELRQIINVSKQLGVEPMIGVRARLLSKGAGRWAESGGENAKFGLSTAEILAAIEMLKSENLGHCLKLLHFHIGSQVPDILTVKKAVQEAARLYAKLYKMGFQIQYLDVGGGLGVDYDGSRSAFDSSTNYTLQEYTNDIVYYIADVCNTEKVPHPDIISESGRAIVAHHSVLIVEVFGSIEKIRPGDFFKYGENEHPLVKELLDIRKNLAKLNKLEAYHDSLERRDDAQHMFTLGMMDLPEKAKIENLYWEISLAVVNTFKGQAYIPEEIRKLEDSLGDQYLCNFSVFQSLLDHWALGQLFPIMPISRLNEQPTREATLVDITCDSDGQVNKFIDLRDVRDTLPLHQLNINGGGMVEPYYLGFFLMGAYQDIMGDLHNLFGRVNEVHVFMDPDEAAGYYVEEIIEGTTIVQALASVQYDEKELQRQMKAQVDEAIKSDRMKPSEAMRLLDDYEKGLKEYTYLSFDMKAPNGQ